The stretch of DNA ATCAATATATTCAATTTATCAGGCGTATGTGTGTGCTAGCAATGGTGTGTGTATTTAGCATGCAAACATATAACTACATCATAGCACTGGACTCAGGAACGGATCCGCCTTCGGCCCGCCAACTccatagctctctttgaccacaagaTCGTTTATTAAcaggtacagtagatcccccACTATTCGTTGGGGTTGCGTTCTCAGACCACCCGCGAATGGCGAGTAACTGAGGCACCCATAAAAATGCCCACAAACCAAGAGGAGGTCATCAACCCAATCGTAACTTGATGCCATGCTATTAAAAACAAGATATAACATGATATTTCTAATggagctactgccatcttgtggagttagaACAATTTAcctcaggaggttgcctacagccacagctggtcatgccaatgttttttgacctggcGTTAATTAGAGCGTTTGTAGACCACGCACCTGGCGACTATAGGAGGCCTTCATTGGCGCATTTGCagtaaatgtatttgtgtttgtacatctgttagttagcaggatacttcctggttcattgtGGGGGGGGGGCCATTCTTTTGATGTCACAATGAGTCAAACTGAAATAATTAATGGTTTCCTCCTTGCTCTATGTGCCACACCTCAACAATATGCAGGACATGTTCAGGAAAACATGACATTGAGTTATATGTGGCTGTGTTACTAAAGCATCCTGGAGGCAAATATGAAATGTTTGTATCGTCCTAATTCCTAGGACATTCTCATGAGGCCACGACGGCGTGAAAGATTCCTGGTTTGTTAAATACATAAACAAGAAAAACCTGCCAGGAAAGCATGAATGCTTGTCACTCACCTCCAACAATTCCAAATATGTGACTGGGTCCTTCAGGGTCACATTGTTCACATGTCTAAATGCAGACAACAATTGGAATCATGACATGGAGGAGTCATCGTGTGACAGCAACATTTCATAGGTCAAGTGACTCCTGATTCATGCGGATATACGTAATGATGGTTTTTGATCTTTAAAATGATCCCGCAGCAGGAAGCTTTTATAAGCCTTTTCAAGCCGCGTGACCATTCCATTTTAGCGCCGCATTTTGAGGTTGGGAACGTTACTTATGAAAGATTCACACTGACCAGACGCTGTGACCATATATAACGCAACAAGCCCACATgcaagtgaaaatattataatttattatcttgatttggatgttgtgggactgtcttggttggTTGACaagtctcttcaacattgcgtgcaAGTAGGTAactacctctggattggcagactggggtggtcgtcccccttttcaagatgTTTGGCCAGAGTGTGTGTTCCAGCTACAGggagatcacactcctcagcttccctgggaaagtctattccagagtgctggagagaagagtATGAGCGTGTGTCGAACCGCAGCTACATGAgctgcaatgtggtttttgtcctggtcgaggaacactggaccagctctacgcCCTTACAAGGGCATAGgtgggtgcatgggagtttggcCAAATGgtccacatgtgctttgtggacttagAAAAGCCATTCTACCATGTCCCTCCTGGTGTCCTTTGGGAGTACTactgtcaccgattctgttcataactttTAAGACAACCAAGGTGCATTGAGGATGTCCagttaggatctcgtctctgctctTCGCAGATGATATGGTCCTCACGGCCTCGTTAGACTGTGACCTTCAGCTTTTACTGGGGTGGTTCatagctgagtgtgaagcttcggGGGATGACACTCAGCACcttcaaatctgaggccatTGTTCTCAGCTGGAAGAGGATTGCACccttcgggttgggagtgaggtcttgcccctgaaggaggagttcaagtatcttggggtcttgttcacgagtgagggaaggttggagcgtgagatcGACAGAGGAATCAGAACAGTAaataatgcggtcgctgtacctgaccgtcgtggtgaagagaaagctgagctctcaatttacaggtcgatctatgttcctaccctcatgtgttgtcatgagctttgggtagtggcaGAAAGCGcaagatcgtggatacaagcggccaaaaatTAGCTGGACTCACGATAAGAGATAGGGTGCGGAGCTCGGCCAttcgggaggagctcagagagGAGCAGTTTCTCAAtcacactgagaggagccagttgaggtggcttgggcatttggtccggatgcctcctgcaTGCCTCCAtgttgaggtgttccgggcatgtcgAGCTGGGAGAAGGCCTCAGGTCAGACCAAGGACACGCTGGACGGATTATGTCCCACAGTTGGCCCTGGGAACCCCTCAATGTCCCCCCGTGAGACTGCTGCCCTTGCAACCCAAAACcgagataagcggaagaaaatggatggatggattttggtttgttttcagTTTATTAAGATTATTTGGCCAAAATATACACTACcgatcaaaagttttagaacactccaatttctctggaggaaaaacctacattttaagGGTTaggatggtctgtctctctattctagtctctctctctccattgttaattccattttttcttgccatttttttactttctccagtacaatgctgttcaactgatgttcacgagggtatagtaccacagtgtgttccgaacactgtttttatgcagacagaggaggtagtaagtactccagatcttggaacacctgtaggaattagttgcaccaaccgTCAAGCCTTGACCAacttccatttctgcagaacagcttaaaattgttgacccatatttgtggtccctgaaacagctATTCATTgaacttgaacgacttgaatttcaataaataactggaaaaattggggtgtccTGAAACTTTTAACCGGTAGTGTATCCTCTGGAGGCAGGCCATGGCAAAGAATATGTTTTTAGCATCTCActtatatatttactatatttatagttTGATTTGTTAGAAAAGCTCAATAGAAAGTAGGCCTATTAAGATAATTATTATTGGCTGTAATGTTGTCTAATTAAAGGCCATCAAtgtataagtaaaaaaaaaaacagtggaaaGTAATGTAAAGTTAAATATGTTGCGTTTGTTTGGTGAAAGTAACTCAATAGTAATGCAGTCCTGTACTGTAACGTATTACAATTCAGAGACAATGAGGATTTCTGCTTGAACTTTCAACACAGTTCAGTCTTTTGACTCACAATAAAGAAATCTAAATGTTGCCCTTGCATGACATTCAATGTTAAACATGTGCTTCTTATTTGCCAACAGGACTTTTTAGTACGGCAATGCCTTCAATTTGCATGTAACCACCAGCAGTGCTCTGCTTATTAAGCAGCTAATGCGGCTTCCGCCTAGCGCCTCCCCCTACTGTAAATGATATTTAACATATCATAATAGCGTGCAGATGTAGCGTGTCCAATTAAAAACTGCAAAGACGAAAGAGAGCTCCGTTGCTGTCGTCCCGCTCGCTTTGCCACATTTACCAGGGAAGGAGCCCTGACATTTGGGGTCAGCGAGCCTCGTCAGATCAGCTGATCACAGGAGCATGTGCAGTGTGTTAGCGATCAGGAGACACAAAAACGTCATTGAGGAGAGAAGGGAACGACGAGCTGCCTCTTGTTAAGTTGGTGGCGGCACGTGGAGACAGTGCAGATGATCGTTATACAACTCATTTGTGGGGCTGTCTGAGGGGTCGCAACGCAACACAAAGGCGTTTAcaaacccctcacatttcatcaAGGCCTTTTATGGCAGGACACTATATATAGGAAACCTGGATtattagagtagtcagtgtgcagcttgaaTAGTAGAATAGTAGTATTTGCATAACGGTGGCACCGTCTCGGTCTAGGGCTgaacgagtgctgccggcagtGTTCATTAAGGTGAAAATTAATTCCAACACATATCGCGACATTGTGAAGAAGAACAtgagttttccaacatgataaggagtcCAAACACATCTCCAATATGACAAGTGTCTTACTGAGGGAGCTGAAGTTGAAGGTGATGGTGTGCCCACGTACTTGTATGACTCCTACTGACCAAACTCAATTGAGCGCCTGTGGAGCATCCTCAAGTGGAAGGAAGGTCGAGGTGTCTTGAGCCACAGTtgcccagtgctggcagcactcatgcagccccagaccatgatgcgaccaccaccatgcttcctGTATAGGCCAGACACAATTATCTCGCTacttgccagctatttagacaataatggatggatgttgactcattttcgaTACTGCTACACCAGCCGTACACTCACCACTCTAACGTATATCCAAGTTTGCATTGTATAGTATTATCCCCTGACAGCGGATGAGTGTGTGTACAAGTTAATTATGCGTAGTAAAATCAAGTTGTTGTCAGCGGGGGCATGATGTAGAAAGAAGACCACACTCTGACAACACGAGAGAATGGTCTCCCACACTCTAATTTAGATAggaatccacacacacacgcttctgTAAGACTGCGCCTTCATTCATTGGCTGCTGTTGATGAATGGATGGCTTGTTGGCCAATCACAGGCATGTGACTTGTGTATATGTACGTAGTCTGAGCTGGAGCAGCCTCACACACATTCtctcacatatacacatacactgaCAACCATCCATCATGCACAGCAAAGAACAGATCAGGTAAGAGAAAACGCCATTGTCGATCATATCGACATCATTTAACGTGTGCTTAGTCTTGTTTAAACAACAATGCAATGTTGGAGTTTTCAGTCTTTTTAGTCAACATTCCATTTTCTGAGCTAGTCAACCTTTCATGTTTTTGATATTTGGATCTGTTCCGGAGTCAAATAGCTGCCACTGTAGCAGCTTTATTAACGCTACCGGCAacgttttaagtcacattttaagtgtaaaaagaaatgaaccagtctaatattaaacaataaaaaaaaaacatttgaacattctCTTAGCTCTAATGAGAAATGCGGAGGGTTGTTTGTGCACTTGGTacctcttttatttttttacacattgctGTATATcacataaaatgttaaaatataacaaacacataaaacacGCCACCTTTTGATCGCTACTAGAAACCTACGAGACATCGCTAAGGACATTGATGACTGGCCAGGGGGCAAGTTGTGGCTTGCGGCTTGCAACATTAAGAATGTCTTGCATCAGAGCAATGCCGAGGatgaaaattaattaaatggatGAATAGAAACCTTTAACCTACACTGATATGGCTTCAGTGTATTTTGGAAACATAAATGTGAGGCATGTCAAAGTGCCCCCGCATCCTTGgcgaaaacgtttggacacccctggctgaGGAGAACCAAAACATGAGTCATCtcatgacatccatccatcttctatgccgcttatgctcactagggtcgcgggtacgctggagcctatcccagctgattttaggagaggcagggtacagccaatcgcagggcagccaatcgcagggcacatatagacaaacaaccattcacactcacattcatacctatggacaatttagagtcgcaagttaacctaacatgcatgtttctggaatgtgggaggaaaccggagtacccggagaaaacccacgcacgcacggggagacatgaaaactccacacagaaaagcgTGGAGATTCAAAGATTCtaacccgatctcctgactgtgtggccaacatgctaaccactcgaccaccgtgcggccctcatcTCATGACATGAAATTTAATTTAACGTTGATCAAAAGTACTTGAACACCACCAATAtagtttttacttcctgttgatAATCTTCTGTTTCCTTTGAGAAAGTGTCGCAaatagccaaagaaaaagcaaaaacacacacgcagagCTCACACTTTAACGCCAGCTAAAATTAGGTCTAAAGAGGTCACGTTTTGAACCCCAGAAATTGTTCAAACTTTTCTCCTAATTATGTAACTATCGGGATGTAACGACAAGGTGCCACTGCACACCGTAAATGCTACTTACTGAGTAgtcaaatgtttatatttagTCCCTCCATTGCTTACGTAGCAATCTTTTTTCTTGCTGGCATCAGCAGAATCCCtgggaaaaatgacatttatcatATGACGACATATGTCATGTTTCACCAATTAGTGCAGTTTACGTTCTTCCTCTCATATGACGCCACATGATCCGCAGTTTACGTTCTTCCTCTCATATGACGCCATATGATCCACAGTTTACGTTCTTCCTCTCATATGACGCCACATGATCCGCAGTTTACGTTCTTCCTCTCATATGACGCCACATGATCCACAGTTTACGTTCTTCCTCTCATATGACGCCAAATGATCCACAGTTTACGTTCTTTCTCTCATATGACGCCACATGATCCACAGTTTACGTTCTTCCTCTCATATGACGCCACATGATCCGCAGTTTACGTTCTTCCTCTCATATGACGCCAAATGATCCACAGTTTACGTTCTTCCTCTCATATGACGCCATATGATCCGCATTCACGCTAAAGCCTGGAGGCGGCCTGGCTGACATTTATCAacacatttataacattttAGTTTTGTCTTATGTCACCAAACAATGAAGATTAGCATTCAGCAGCAGATAGTATCTTTGGTTCACTGTCCTGCACCCTCGGGGCCGTAAAATGTTACATACAAAGTTTTATCCTCTGTTCCTCTCAATGACAGTCACGATGAATACCAGAAGTCGGCTGATTGGCTGATGTCTAAGACCAAGCACCGCCCCCAGGTGGCCATCATCTGCGGCTCCGGCCTGGGCATGCTCGCTGACGCCCTGAAGTGTCAGGACTCCTTCGCCTATGCCAATATCCCCGGCTTCCCGCAGAGCACAGGTTCGCGCCAGGTTGGacccaaaacaaatgaaaagctttggtTTGATGATGTCGCCCTTTGTCATGTTGCAGTTCAAGGTCACGCGGGTCGGCTGGTGTTCGGGGAGCTGAAGGGGAagacatgtgtgtgcatgcagggTCGCTTCCATATGTACGAAGGACATTCCCTATGCAAGGTAACACATTTCAGTGACCACAGTATAGTACATCTTGTcaaagtgtgagtgtgtgtgtgtgtgtgtgtgtgtgtgtgctcagtcTAGGCATGGGTTGTTGGTCATGCAGCATTTTGACGTAAATATCACAATGTAGCCATTATTCTTCCtgtacaacacacacaatcatgAATCAATATCTTACTGTTATCCTCTTCCTTTTTACTCAGAATTATGTTTATATTCCATCTATATTATGTCACACTTTGCTGCCATATTTGTGCACAAGCTTGCGTACAACAAAGGACTTTTGTGATAAGAAATACCGTCGCATTACTGCAGTGGAAGCTCCAAAgtgaaacacaacaaaacatactGACATAATAGAATCATGCAAAGTGAATTAATGTGTAATTTATTTACCAACATAAAACCtttatatgttttatgtcacattttaatatcCTTAGTCATCACAGAAGGGTCAAAATAAGTTAAAACCCTATATAACAAaactacaataaagtaaaactactgtaTCATACTGGATAGGGAACAGGAAGGTGTTGCAGAGGTTATCTAGGTTACCTTTTTATACAGTAACTATTTCTGGAATTAACAAGTGGAAAGGGCAGGCAGCATAAGAACACATGTTGAGCTTTGTGGTTGTACAATATCAAAAGGTAATGCCACTAACGTCCTTCTCAGCACTGTGAAAATGGGCTGTTTGTTGACTTCTCTGGTCATTTTCATGCTAGTCATTAGCCACGATGCTTTCAGCTGCacaatattttggttaaatgaattcatgcatgttaggttaattggcgactctaaattgtccagaggtatgaatggttgtttgtctatatgtgctctgctattggctggcgaccagtccagggtgtacctcgcctgtcgcccgaagtcggctgggataggctccagcatacccccgcgaccccagtgaggtgaagcggcatagaagatagatggatggatggaattagtgtatgtcatttatattttattcactgTATTGCTCAGTCACCCACTTTCCTATGTTGCTGTAAGTTTCATTTTTGGTTCTATGGTTAGCATTGTTTCCTCTCGCATCACTAATATctgccacaaaaagccaaataaaaagcaaaacagagaTGTGGGGTTAATCTTTTAGATCAGGGGTATTCACCTAAAATGCAAATAGGTCCAAAGACATAAAATGTCCTCAAAGCTAACGTCTGTAATGAAGATAAATGAGTCTGTCCATACTGGGTTGGAGGCTTTATTTTCACTGTCCACTTtccatgtgtatttatttttctcttgtCTCTATCCACTCCCCCACCATGATCAGAGGCCCGGATGAGGAAGGGCGCGAGTACCTAGGGGCAGGAGGGAAGTCCTCGTAACTTTAACTCGTCTTGCAATCTTCTTTATCCTTATGTTTCACTCGTTTCTGTCTTCTTTCCCTGTATCTCTCATTTGTGCTTTCCTTTCATCTATCATCTATCTCTGTGTTTACAGTTGCGAGGTTCAGCGCCTGGAAtgcacagatttgattggctgagtaGCATCATGCGTGATGGCTAAACTAGCATGCAATTGGTCAGTGGATTTCCTGATCTAATCAACCAGTATTgtgaagtacaaaaaaaatgcgCAGGTCAAAAGGAAAGCACCCCGTCAAAACTTACAATACTTAATAAACACAATACAATAATTTCTTGACAAGGGGTCCAGGTCTGCATAGGATCGCATTTGTGTCCGTGTTAGTTATCCCTGttttagatgctcactgagctgaagtctcaagAGATTTTGACGTCACATGACTACTTGGTtgataatgtgttttattcatgacCGATTACACCTGCATCATCTCTATGACAACCTGCTTGACCTTGTAAGTGTCACTGTGTCCTTTAGACAACCTTTCCAGTGCGAGTCTTCAAGCTGCTGGGCGTGGAGACTTTGATCGTAACAAACGCTGCGGGCTCATTGGCTGACGGCTTGCGGCCCGGAGACATCATGGTCATCAAGGACCACGTCAACTTCCCTGGACTGGTGGGCCTGAACCCGCTTTGCGGACCCAATGATGACAAGTGAGGTTCAGGCTCAGCTGATCTgcgctgttgtttgtttcttgctGACATTCGTATTTTCTAGATTCGGGCCGCGCTTCCCGGCCATGTCGGGCTGCTACGACAAAGGCCTGCGTTGCCTGGCGAGAGAGATTGCAAAGGAGATGGGGGTGGCCGGCCTCATGCAGGAAGGCGTGTACGCTATGGTGGGCGGACCCAATTTTGAATCCATTGCAGAGGCCAGACTATTGCATCGGCTGGGCGTGGATGCTGTAGGTAAggcagctgagataggctccagcgcatctgtgaccccaatg from Dunckerocampus dactyliophorus isolate RoL2022-P2 chromosome 8, RoL_Ddac_1.1, whole genome shotgun sequence encodes:
- the pnp4a gene encoding purine nucleoside phosphorylase 4a, with the translated sequence MHSKEQISHDEYQKSADWLMSKTKHRPQVAIICGSGLGMLADALKCQDSFAYANIPGFPQSTVQGHAGRLVFGELKGKTCVCMQGRFHMYEGHSLCKTTFPVRVFKLLGVETLIVTNAAGSLADGLRPGDIMVIKDHVNFPGLVGLNPLCGPNDDKFGPRFPAMSGCYDKGLRCLAREIAKEMGVAGLMQEGVYAMVGGPNFESIAEARLLHRLGVDAVGMSTAPEVVIATHCGLRVFGLSLITNKVVKSYEDTDSVDHQGVLEVGRQRSHTLQQFVTELISRMDINNNSRNAL